In the genome of Acidobacteriota bacterium, the window TCGGGGCGGTGGCCCTCAGGCTCGGGCAGGGCGCGCCGGTCGATCTTGCCGTTGGAGGTGCGGGGCATGCTCTCCAGGTTGCGGAAGAGGGTCGGCACCATGTATTCAGGAAGGCGTTGCAGGAGAAAGGCCCTCAAGTCTTCGCCGGCCGGGGGCTTGGACGCGCTGGCGACGACGTAGCCCGCCAAGAAGGTACCGCCCGCCTGGTCCCGCCTGGCGACGACGGCAGCTTCGCTCACCTCGGGATGTCGATTCAAGTTGGCCTCGATCTCCCCTAGCTCGATGCGGTAGCCTCGCACTTTGACTTGGTCGTCGACCCGTCCCAGAAAGACGATGTCGCCATTCTTGCGATAGCGCACCAAGTCCCCGGTGCGGTAAAAGCGGGCGCCCCTCTCGGGGCTGAAGGGATCGGGAATGAACCGTTCGGCGGTCAAAGCGGGACTGTTATGGTAGCAGGGCGAGACTCCGGCGCCCCCGAGAAAGAGCTCCCCTGCTACACCCGTGGGAACGGGCTGCAAGCCTGCATCCAAAATATAGACCCGCGTGTTGGCGATGGGACGCCCCAAGGGGACGGGGCCCTCCTGGCCGCGGACAACCTCGCCGATGATCGACCAGATGGTGGTTTCGGTGGGTCCGTAAAGGTTCCACAACGTCGGGCATCGGTGAAGGACTTTCTCGGCCAGTTCCCGGGGCAGAGTCTCCCCTCCAGCCAGAGCTCTGAGTCGCCCTTCCCAGCCAGACTCGCGGCATAGCATCCGCCAGCGGGAAGGGGTGGCCTGCAAGACCGTAACTTCGCCCAGGACGATTCGTCGCGCCAACAGGGCTGGATCGGTCACCTCGTCGTTGTCGGCGATCAGGAGCCGGCTTCCGGCCAGCAAGGGAGCGAAAAGCTCCAAGGCCGAGATGTCGAAAGACGGTGTCGAAACCGCCAGGAATACGTCAGACGAACTCAATAGCGGGGGATCGAGGGCCGAGTTCAGGAGATTGACCAAGGAACGGTGAGTGATCTCGACTCCCTTTGGATTTCCGGTCGACCCGGAAGTGTAAATGACATATGCGATCTCCTCGCCCCCGGCTTCTCTCCCGCGCTGATCAGAGGCGGGTCTGAGCCGTGATTCCCAGCCTTCGTCGAGTTCGACCAGAATGCCCGAGAAGTCAAAGAGCTGGTTGGAGAGGCCTGAAGAACTGACCAGCACCAAGGGTTGCGAGTCTTCCAGCATGTAGGCCAGTCTTCTCTTGGGGTAGGTGGGATCCAGGGGCACGTAGGCGGCGCCTGCCTTGAGTATCGACAACAGTGCGATCAACATCTCGAGGGAGCGTTGCAGGCAGACGGCCGCCAGCTTGCCAGGCCCGAGACCCAGCTCGGTCAAATGGGCGGCCAGTAGGCGGACGCGACGATACAACTCGCGGTAACTGACCTGCTTGCCTCCCGCGTAAACCGCAATGCGGTCGGGGAAGCGCTCGACGCCCTTCTCCAGAGCGGCCAGGAATGAGGGCGTCGTCGACCATTCAGACTCGGTGTCATTCCAGTCTTCGAGCAGAAGCTTGCGTTCCTCGTGGGAAAGCAGGCACAGGCGGGATATCCTCCGGTGGGGAAACTTGGCCGCGTCTTTGAGCAGGTTTCCGTAGTGTTGGGCCAAGCGCTCGACGGTGGCTTTCTCGAAGAGATCGCTGCAGTAATCAAACGAGCCGGACAGGCTGCCGGCGCTTTCCACGAGGTTGACCACCAGGTCGAAAGTGACCCTGCCGGTATCGATGCGCAAGAAGCGGCTCTTCAGGTCCGCCAGCGGGTACGCCTTGGGGGACGCATTCTGCAACTGGAACATAACCTGGAAGAGGGGCGGGCGGCTGAGGTCCCGCTTAGGCTGAAGCTCTTCAACGAGCTTCTCGAAAGGCAGGTCTTGATGATCGTAGGCCTCCAGCGTGGTGTCCCGCACGCGGCCCAGGAGTTCGTTGAAGCCAGGATCGCCCGATAGATCGGTCCTCAGCACCAAGTTGTTGACGAAAAAGCCGATGAGACCTTCCAGTTCTTGGCGGTTGCGATTGGCTATCGGGGACCCGACCACGATGTCGCTTTGTTGGGTATAACGAAAAAGAAGGGCCTTGAAGGCGGCCAGGAGGGTCATGAACAAACTGCAGCCGCGATGACGGCTCAGTTCCTTTAGCTTTGCCGTGGTGGCCTCGTCGAGCCGGAAAGAAACCTCGGCGCCCGCGAAGGTCTGTTGGGGAGGCCGGGGAAAATCGAAGGGCAGATTCAAGCTTGCGGGCAGATCTTGCAGGCATCTTTTCCAGTAGTCGAGCTGCGATTCCAGGAACCGTCCCCTGAGACGCTTGCGTTGCCAACGGGCAAAATCGGAGTACTGGATGGCGGGCTCGGGAAGATCGGCTTGTTTTCCAGTCCTGAAGGCCGAATAGAGTGAGGCCAGCTCGCGATAGAAGATGCCCACCGACCAGGCGTCGAAGACGATGTGATGGATGGTCAGCATCAGAATGTGTTCATCATCGGCCAGGCGCAACAAGAGGGGACGCCAGAGGGGGCCCCGCTCCAAGTCGAAAGGAATCTTGAACCAGTCGCGACTGGCACGAAGAGTTTCGCTCTCTCGGGATGTGTTATCCAGGGACGACAGGTCGACGATGGGGAGCCTGGGCAGGAACTCCGTTTGGACCACCTGGCTGACTCGTCCGTCGTCTTCCTGGAAGACGCTTTTCATGACGCTGTGGCGGCGGGCGATCTCTCGCAGGCTCCGCCTGAGAGCCCCAGCCTCGAGTTGGCCTTGCAGTCTCAGTCCGGTGGGGATGTTGTAGGAGGCATTGCCGGGTTCAACGCGGTCCATGAACCACAGCCGCTGCTGGGCGAAGGAGAGCGGCGAACGGTCCGACTCCCCGCTCTGGCGGGAAAGCTCGACGAGATCCTCTTCGAGGTCCTCTTGGGGTTCGCCTTTGCGGCGGAGCAGCAGCTCCAGGTATTCCCGTTGTGTGGGGGTCAGTTCCCCCAAAGCGCGGTTGAGATTGGCGTCCTCCGGTTTCATTGCTTCATACCCATGCTCTGTTGTTGGCGCGGCTCTGCTCGAAGTCGACCGCCGAACCCAAAATCCGGTCGGCGCTCTCGCTTTCCAGGAACTCTCTGATTCGGGCGAAGTGCTCAGCCAGGGGCTCGGAATCGCGGTATTGATCTACTACCTGCGAGAGGGCATCGTTGAGCTGCTTGACGGGACGGCTGAACTTCTCCGCCTCGACGAAGTAGGAGGCTTGATTGCAGGCCGCCATAAGTACGGCCAGGATGGTCTGTACATTGGCGCAGATCTGCAGCGTCTTGCGGGCACTGTTGAGGCCCATGCTGACCACGTCCTGGTTCTGGCCGTTGGAGGGAATCGTCTTGATGGAAGCCGGCGCGGCCAAGTCGAGGTTTTCGGAAGCTACGCTGGTAGCCAGGTACTGCCCCCCTTCGAAGCCGCAGTAAAGACCCGAATCATCATGAGCCAGGAAAGCCGGCAAGCTGCCGTTGATGTGGGGGTCCAAGAGGCGGTTCAGTTGCCTCTCGGCCATGACCCCGATTTCGCTGACGGCGATGTTGAGCTGGTCGCAACACATTGCGATGTACTGTCCGTGAAAATTGCCCCCGTGGAAGGTGTCTTCAGGCACTTCGAAGAAGAGGGGGTTGTCGTTGCAGGAGTTGATTTCTTCTTCGATGAGGCGTCGGCAGTAGTCGAAAGTATCCAGCACGCAGCCGTAAACCTGCGGAATGCAGCGAAGAGTATAGGCGTTCTGAAGGTAAATCTCGGTATCGACTACGTCATCGCGGCCAGCCGTCTCGCGCGAAATCGACTCCATGAGTTGGCCGTGCTCCTGGGTCAGAGCGCTCCCCGTCAAAAGCTGGCGCAAGTGTTCCGCCACGGCTATTTGACCGTAGTGATTCTTCAACTCATGCCCGCGGGACTCGAAAGGCCGCGTGGACCCTCGCAAACACTGGACGAAATGGGCAGAGGCCAGGAGCGCCTGCTTAAGCAGGCTGTAGGCCTTCACCAGCGCCAGAGAGGCCACGCCGGTCATGGCCGACGTTCCGTTGATGAGGGCCAAGCCTTCTTTAAATCCCGGATCGAGGGGGCGAAGACCGCATTCCCTCAAGACGTCCTCGCTGTTGCGGATCTCACCGTTGGTCCGGACCTTTCCTTTCCCGATCAACGCCAGAGCCACATGTGAGAGCGGAGCCAAGTCTCCACTGGCCCCCAACGACCCTTGTTTAGGAATGAGAGGATGGATGCCGCGGTTCAAGAACTCCTGCAGCAACCTGACGGTCTCGCGGCTGACGCCCGAATAGCCTTTGATGAAGCAGTTCAAACGGGCCATCATGATGGCCCGCGAGTATTCATCGGGAAAGAACTCGCCGCCGCCGGCCGCGTGACTCAGGATCAGATTGCGTTGCAGAGCGGTCTTGTACTGGGGTGGAACGATGACGTAGACAAGCTCTCCGAACCCCGTATTGACGCCGTAGATGGGATGTTTAGCCTCACCCCATTCCTGAACGCGGAGGTACGTTTCCTCGACGGCCTCGAGTTGATCGGCCTCCAGCTCCACCGGCTCTCCGCAAACTGCGACTTGATAGACGTCGTAAATAGAATGATTTTCACCTTTAATCTTCATTCCTGATCTCCGCTCTGTGTGATGAGGGTTTGAATTCTGCTTTCAGAAAGCTGCTTGACCTTCTGGATCAACTGACTAAGGGCTTCCGATTCCTCCTGCGGGGACTCTCGTCGGGCCTCGATACACTCGGCCAACCCGGCCACCGTGGGCGACTCGAAGAAGAGCCGTAAGGACAGTTCGACTGAGAAAGACTTGCGCAAGCGGTTGACGATCTGGGTGGCCAAGAGGGAATGGCCTCCCAGTTCAAAGAAATCGTCGTGAATGCCCACTTTCTCCAGTTGAAGGACGTCTGACCAGAGATCGGCGATCACCGACTCGGTGTGTGTCCGCGGCTCCGCCTGACCGCAGGGGCCTTGAGGCGACGGCTGGGCTTCATTTTCTGAGAGCAGTCCCAAGGGATGACGGGCGAACAGCCGTTGGTAAAATGGGTGGCTCCGATAACGTTTGCGCTGGTGATAGGAATCATGTCCAAAGTGGCTGCGGCTGCCGTCTTTCCGCAGCAGCAGGCCGGAAAGGCTGTAGTCGGGATTGAGGCCGTTTTGGCTGGGGGTCCTGGTGCAGCGGATCTTGAGCGTCTCCCCGGCACGCACTTCCAGAGCCGGACTGAAGACCGGGAAGAAGACCGGCAGCCAGCAGTACTCATGTTCCAGGATGTCGATGACCTGGTCGGGAACGAGTTGCAGGTTCAGCCACAGCAAGAAGCCGTCGATGGAGGCATCCCGCGTCACGGTCAGTTCGATCTCGTGTTCCGAGGCCGCTTGCAGGGGCTTGGTGAAATCCAAATCCTCGAAAACGCCTTGACTCGATACGAGGTGATCCTTTGGGAATTTCTTGATACACACGCGAAGATCGAAAGGATACCCGATCTGTTCGAAGATTCTCTCCACGTAGTGGCCAGGCACCGGGCGGAATCCGAGGTTCTCGAAGAGGGGCTCGGGGAAACGGGCGGCGGCCATCAAGGTGCGGCTGCGCTGAGGGATCATCACGCCGTCCGGCTTGAGGAATCGGCGGGCGTCGTTGATGAGAATGGCGGCACCCTCGCCTCCGCCGATAGGTCCCACGATCTCGGAGACGCAGACGTCGGCAGGTTCCGGAATGCGGGCTTGCAGCGAGTCGCCGTGAATCAATGTGATCTTGTCGGCCAATCCCAATTGCTGCACGCAGTCCACCGCCTGGCGGTAGGCCTCGTCACCGATCTCTATCGCGTACACCTTGCGGGCTCCCGCCTCCACGCAGAACCTGGCCAGAATGGCTTCCTTTCCCGTCCCGATTTCAACCACGACCCGGTCTTTGACGTGCTCGGCGATGGCCTTTCGGTACTTGAGGTTTCTGCGCTCGTCGTAGGCGATGGCGTAGTAGATCAAGTCGTCGTAGACCATGTATTCGGCCACCGACGGCCACAACTCGGCAGCTTCCTCGCCCGAGGTTTGGGTTGGGGGCGCCGAGGGGGACGGGAGGCGGCGCAGAGCCGGCCGGTCGATTTTTCCGCTGGCCGTACGCGGAAGGCGGTCGAGCAAGCGGAAGGAAGCAGGTAGCATGAAGTCGGGCAGCCGCTCTTTCAGATAAGCGCGAAAGAGGCCTGAATCCAAACGCTCGGAAGAGACCAGAAACGCAACCAGGGCCTCGTCCCGCCGCCCGTCCCCGAGCACCTCGACGGCACACTCCTCCACCGATGGATGGCAGATGAGTTCCGATTCGATGCGCTCTAATTCCACGCGCATGCCTCGGACTTTGATTTGAAGATCCTGCCGTCCCAGGAACTCCAGGTTTCCATCGGCCGTCCAGCGACCCCGGTCGCCGGTGCGGAAGACCCGGTCCTCGGGCTCCTGGGTCAGGGGATTGTGGATGAAAACACGCCGTGTTTCCTGCTCATCTCCCAAGTATCCGGGGGAGAGATAGGGACTTCGGATGTAGATTTCTCCGACCACGCCTCGGGGACAGAGGCGGCCCTTTGAGTCCAGAATCAGGATTTGGCGACCATCAAAGGGCTGACCGATGGGAATCGGTTTCCCACCCGAGGGGAGAGCTTCGACAGGGTGGCAGGTCGCCAGGATCGATTCCGTGGGGCCGTAGAGATTAAAGAGCTTCAGCCTTGGGCCGCAGAGTTCCAGCCATGACTTGGCCAATCCCGGCGGCAACACTTCACCGGCCAAGAGCAAATATTCCAGTTTGGGCAATGCCCCTTCCGCATCCTCGCGGCTCAGGCCGTCGATGAGGCGTGCGGCAAAACTCGGGACCGATTGAAAATGAGTGATCCCTTCTGCAGCCGCCCAGTGCAGAAAACTCTCCGCATCGTAGCGCTTCAAGCGGGCGGTCAGGCAGAGTGAGGCTCCGAAAGCGAGGGCGGCGAAGATTTCGGCGTAAGATGCGTCATAAGAAATCGAGGCCCATTGGGCGAATCGCTTCGATTCATCGAGCCCGAAGCGCCTTCCATACCAACTGACGAATTGGCTGAAATTGCGATGCGATTGCAGGATGCCTTTGGGGCGTCCCGTGGACCCCGAGGTGTAGACGACGAAAGCCGTTTGATGAGGGTCGTCGCAGAGGGAGGGATTGGCCGCGTCGAAGGTCAAAAAGCGGTCGGTCCCCAGGCATCCTGGGCCGAACTCCTCCTGGGCGCTGGCGTCTTCATCCAGATCCAGTACCACCACTGGCCTTTCCCGGGGTCGCTTGGAGAGGGGCAAAAGTCCCCGATGCCGGGTCAAGGAGGAGGAGTCGGAGAGCAGGCAGGCGGGTTGGGACTCGGCCAGGATTTTTCTCAGGTGGGCGGTAGGATGAGCGCCGTCCAGACAGACGAAGGCGCATCCCGCTTTCAGTACGGCCAACAAGGCGATCACCTGCTGGGGGCCGTCGCCGAGCAGGATCGCCACCCTCTGTCCGGCCTCGATTGGCAAATCGGCCAGCCCGCGGGCGATGCGGTTGCTGGAAGAGTTGAGGTCCTGGTAGAGGAAAACCTGGCCCTCGAAGGAAATCGCCGGAGCCTGGGGGGTGCGTTGAACCTGACGCTCCACCAGTTGGTGGAGACACCGCCCGGCGCCGTCTCCGCGAGATCTCCTGTCCGCCCCGTCCAGAAGCCGTTTCCGCTCCCCCTCGCCAAGAATGGGGAGTTGCGATAGCCGGCGTTCCGGGTTGGCTGCGATTCCTTCCAGCAAGGTCAGGAAGTGGCCGATCATACGCTCGATAGTGGCCGGTTCGAAGAGTTCGCTGCTGTAGTCGGCCAAGCCCTCGATGCGCTGCCGGGTTTCCCACAGCGTCAAGGCCAGATCCAAGGGGGTCCGCTGCAGCGGCGTCTCCAGGAAGCTGATCTGCAGATCGGCTCCGGTGCGTTCGGGCTGGGGCGCATTCTGAAGGTGAAAGAGGACCTGAAACAGCGGTTGGCGCGCCAGATCCCTTTCCGGCTGCAGTTCCTCGACCAGCTTTTCAAAAGGAACGTCTTGATGGGCATAGGCTCCCAGAGCGGTTTCCCGCACTCTCTCCAGCAACTGCAGGAAGGTCGGGTCGCCTGCCAGGTCGCTGCGCAGGACCAGGGTATTGACGAAGAAGCCGATCAGCGGCTCGATCTCGGCGCGGTTGCGGTTGGCGATGGGCGTGCCGACGGTGATGTCTTCCTGCTGCGTGTAGCGATGGAGGAGCACCTTGAAGGCGGCCAGCAAGGTCATGAAGAGGGTGGCGCCCTGTCGCCGGCTGAGTTCACGAAGGGCCTTGGTCAGCGGCTCGGAGAGCTGAACTTCCTCGCGTCCTGCGCGGAAGGTCTTCAAGGCGCTGCGGGGTCGGTCCGGGGACAGTTGCAGCGGGCCCGGATGGTCTCGCAGACGGTCTTTCCAATAGGCCAATTGTCGATCGAGGACGTCGCCCTGCAGGTACTCCCGCTGCCATAGGGCGAAGTCGGGATACTGGATGGGAAGGGGAGGCAGGGAAATCGGCTCGTGGCGGCTCAAAGACCGGTAGATTTGACTGAGTTCTTGAATCAGCACTCCACCCGACCATCCATCTGAAATGAGGTGATGGAAGGTGAGCAGCAGGATCTTCTCGTTTTGCGCCACACGCAGCAACGCGATTCTGAAGAGCGGGTAACGGGTCAAATCGAAGGTCCGGCCCGCGTCCTCTTGAGCCAAGCGGCGGACTTGCTCATCTCGGACGGGCCGGGGCAAGGAGGAAAGGTCGACTCGGGGCAGCGAGAACGAGTCCGGACTGTGGACGATCTGGACGGGCTGCTCGTCTTCAGTCGCCAGGCTGGTCCGCAACGCTTCGTGACGGCGCACGATCTCAGCCAGGCTCCGTTCCAGTACCGCCTCGTTCCAGCGCCCCTCAAGCCGCAGCGGCGTGGGGACGTTGAAAAGGGGAAGGCCGGGGTGAAACTGCTCCAGGAACCAGAGACGCTGCTGGGCGAAGGAAATGGGTGCAGCCTCCCCCTTTTCGCGGCGAGGGACGATGGAGCTATCCTCACCATCCGTCTGACTGCGGCGCATGCGCTCCAGGTTGAGAGCCAGTTCGGCAATGGTGGGACCTTCCAGGAATCGCCGCAAGGGGATCTCGACCCCCAGTGACTTGCGCAGCCGGTTTACCGCCTGGGTGGCGAGTAGAGAGTGCCC includes:
- the cmdF gene encoding tyrosine 2,3-aminomutase; amino-acid sequence: MKIKGENHSIYDVYQVAVCGEPVELEADQLEAVEETYLRVQEWGEAKHPIYGVNTGFGELVYVIVPPQYKTALQRNLILSHAAGGGEFFPDEYSRAIMMARLNCFIKGYSGVSRETVRLLQEFLNRGIHPLIPKQGSLGASGDLAPLSHVALALIGKGKVRTNGEIRNSEDVLRECGLRPLDPGFKEGLALINGTSAMTGVASLALVKAYSLLKQALLASAHFVQCLRGSTRPFESRGHELKNHYGQIAVAEHLRQLLTGSALTQEHGQLMESISRETAGRDDVVDTEIYLQNAYTLRCIPQVYGCVLDTFDYCRRLIEEEINSCNDNPLFFEVPEDTFHGGNFHGQYIAMCCDQLNIAVSEIGVMAERQLNRLLDPHINGSLPAFLAHDDSGLYCGFEGGQYLATSVASENLDLAAPASIKTIPSNGQNQDVVSMGLNSARKTLQICANVQTILAVLMAACNQASYFVEAEKFSRPVKQLNDALSQVVDQYRDSEPLAEHFARIREFLESESADRILGSAVDFEQSRANNRAWV
- a CDS encoding amino acid adenylation domain-containing protein, which produces ASQTQAGQGGLTGLRGQYVSDCRTLYDGIYELEQEYSTRDPGINFRAWVSAYTHQPMPEEEILECVDDTAGRILQLRPQRVLEVGAGTGLLLFRLAPHCQSYHATDVSPSAAEYLRRRLKAQRPPLSGVSVEQRAAHDLAGFEEGLFDTVILNLVTMHFPDAEYLVRFLEDSLRLLAPGGQVFVGGIRHLPLFSTLQTSVQLHQAPASLSRVRLRQRIRERLAAEQDLLIDPLLYALFGQRSPEVSGVQVQPKGGRFHNEITRHQYDVVLHKRKDEGGGLRVPVPEWKDWRIESWDVERLRQSLDEERPLLLGFSHVANARLVNDVRALQIVHGEDGPRTVGGIRKALRVRSPLDGLDPAALWDLGKELGYQVEISWAQARSDGSFDVLFSRRRMDQQETWSCFDSIADFEPKGWADYVNQPLRALRTRQLAPLLKDHLRESLPDAFVPSAFVFLDQLPRNPNGKVAREALVRPEELRSALQGDYEPPQTPLEERIADLWQELLHVQKVGRQDDFFDLGGHSLLATQAVNRLRKSLGVEIPLRRFLEGPTIAELALNLERMRRSQTDGEDSSIVPRREKGEAAPISFAQQRLWFLEQFHPGLPLFNVPTPLRLEGRWNEAVLERSLAEIVRRHEALRTSLATEDEQPVQIVHSPDSFSLPRVDLSSLPRPVRDEQVRRLAQEDAGRTFDLTRYPLFRIALLRVAQNEKILLLTFHHLISDGWSGGVLIQELSQIYRSLSRHEPISLPPLPIQYPDFALWQREYLQGDVLDRQLAYWKDRLRDHPGPLQLSPDRPRSALKTFRAGREEVQLSEPLTKALRELSRRQGATLFMTLLAAFKVLLHRYTQQEDITVGTPIANRNRAEIEPLIGFFVNTLVLRSDLAGDPTFLQLLERVRETALGAYAHQDVPFEKLVEELQPERDLARQPLFQVLFHLQNAPQPERTGADLQISFLETPLQRTPLDLALTLWETRQRIEGLADYSSELFEPATIERMIGHFLTLLEGIAANPERRLSQLPILGEGERKRLLDGADRRSRGDGAGRCLHQLVERQVQRTPQAPAISFEGQVFLYQDLNSSSNRIARGLADLPIEAGQRVAILLGDGPQQVIALLAVLKAGCAFVCLDGAHPTAHLRKILAESQPACLLSDSSSLTRHRGLLPLSKRPRERPVVVLDLDEDASAQEEFGPGCLGTDRFLTFDAANPSLCDDPHQTAFVVYTSGSTGRPKGILQSHRNFSQFVSWYGRRFGLDESKRFAQWASISYDASYAEIFAALAFGASLCLTARLKRYDAESFLHWAAAEGITHFQSVPSFAARLIDGLSREDAEGALPKLEYLLLAGEVLPPGLAKSWLELCGPRLKLFNLYGPTESILATCHPVEALPSGGKPIPIGQPFDGRQILILDSKGRLCPRGVVGEIYIRSPYLSPGYLGDEQETRRVFIHNPLTQEPEDRVFRTGDRGRWTADGNLEFLGRQDLQIKVRGMRVELERIESELICHPSVEECAVEVLGDGRRDEALVAFLVSSERLDSGLFRAYLKERLPDFMLPASFRLLDRLPRTASGKIDRPALRRLPSPSAPPTQTSGEEAAELWPSVAEYMVYDDLIYYAIAYDERRNLKYRKAIAEHVKDRVVVEIGTGKEAILARFCVEAGARKVYAIEIGDEAYRQAVDCVQQLGLADKITLIHGDSLQARIPEPADVCVSEIVGPIGGGEGAAILINDARRFLKPDGVMIPQRSRTLMAAARFPEPLFENLGFRPVPGHYVERIFEQIGYPFDLRVCIKKFPKDHLVSSQGVFEDLDFTKPLQAASEHEIELTVTRDASIDGFLLWLNLQLVPDQVIDILEHEYCWLPVFFPVFSPALEVRAGETLKIRCTRTPSQNGLNPDYSLSGLLLRKDGSRSHFGHDSYHQRKRYRSHPFYQRLFARHPLGLLSENEAQPSPQGPCGQAEPRTHTESVIADLWSDVLQLEKVGIHDDFFELGGHSLLATQIVNRLRKSFSVELSLRLFFESPTVAGLAECIEARRESPQEESEALSQLIQKVKQLSESRIQTLITQSGDQE